The Vibrio nitrifigilis genome window below encodes:
- a CDS encoding anhydro-N-acetylmuramic acid kinase: protein MMQRELYIGLMSGTSLDGIDVAITAIDSKAISLVASDCLPIPETLKAGLLSIALNEPSTIANIGMLDHQLGLLYSNAVMHILKLANLTPKDITAIGCHGQTVFHQPLGPHRFTVQLGDANLIAAQTGITTVADFRRKDMALGGQGAPLVPAFHQHLFGQNHSNVVILNIGGIANISILETTGHALGFDTGPGNMLMDAWCLKHHNHPFDQDAKWAQQGQIIPELLQHLMQDKYFALPSPKSTGREYFHLGWLEQHMGLESYSPVDVQRTLCELTALTVAEQIQPYQSGDHPSVYVCGGGAQNPLLMERLAQLLPNWHITTTSQQGVDSDAMEAMAFAWLAERRIHNQPSNLPSVTGACRPASLGVIYYPD, encoded by the coding sequence ATCATGCAGCGCGAACTCTATATCGGCCTCATGTCAGGAACCAGTCTTGATGGCATTGATGTTGCCATCACCGCCATTGACTCAAAGGCAATCTCGTTAGTTGCCAGCGATTGTTTGCCTATCCCTGAAACCTTAAAAGCCGGGTTACTCAGTATCGCCCTAAATGAACCCTCTACCATTGCAAATATAGGCATGTTAGATCATCAATTAGGCCTGCTATACAGTAATGCTGTTATGCACATTCTCAAGCTAGCGAACCTAACACCAAAAGACATTACTGCCATTGGCTGTCACGGGCAAACAGTATTTCATCAGCCGCTAGGGCCACACCGTTTTACCGTTCAATTAGGTGATGCGAATCTCATCGCAGCCCAAACTGGTATTACTACTGTCGCTGACTTTAGACGCAAAGATATGGCATTGGGCGGACAAGGTGCGCCGTTAGTTCCTGCATTTCATCAACATTTATTTGGTCAAAATCACTCCAACGTTGTGATTCTTAATATAGGTGGAATCGCCAATATTTCCATTTTGGAAACAACAGGACATGCACTTGGTTTTGATACAGGGCCAGGCAATATGCTTATGGATGCTTGGTGCCTAAAGCATCATAACCACCCTTTTGATCAAGACGCTAAATGGGCTCAGCAGGGTCAAATTATTCCTGAATTATTACAGCACCTTATGCAAGACAAATATTTCGCGTTACCCTCACCCAAAAGCACAGGGCGTGAATACTTCCATCTAGGTTGGCTAGAACAGCATATGGGACTAGAGAGTTACTCACCAGTTGATGTACAACGAACACTATGTGAATTAACTGCATTAACGGTTGCAGAGCAAATTCAGCCGTATCAATCAGGAGATCACCCTTCTGTTTATGTTTGTGGTGGAGGCGCTCAAAACCCATTATTAATGGAACGACTAGCGCAATTGCTACCCAATTGGCACATAACAACAACCAGTCAACAAGGCGTAGATAGTGATGCCATGGAGGCAATGGCCTTCGCTTGGTTAGCAGAGAGAAGAATTCATAACCAACCAAGCAATCTACCCAGTGTCACTGGCGCTTGTCGCCCAGCCTCATTGGGCGTAATTTATTACCCAGATTGA
- the murQ gene encoding N-acetylmuramic acid 6-phosphate etherase — MTNDALLTALSHLVSEKRNPDTMDIDLLSSQEIVSRLNQQDKLVPLAVEKVLPQIAQGVDAITEAFKQGGRLIYLGAGTSGRLGVLDAVECPPTFSVSDEMVVGLIAGGKEAMFKAQEGAEDSAVLGETELKNINFNANDILVGIAASGRTPYVIGAIDYAKRIGATTIALSCNPNSPIADIAHIAISPVVGPEALTGSTRLKSGTAQKLVLNMLTTASMIRLGKSYQNLMVDVKATNKKLVARAIRIVMQATDCSRTEAENLLEQSHNNAKAAILMHLTGISYAEAEEKLHDSDGFLRRAIEPDEIE; from the coding sequence ATGACTAATGATGCGCTGCTGACAGCACTCTCCCATTTAGTATCAGAAAAACGTAATCCTGACACTATGGATATTGATCTGCTTAGCTCACAAGAAATCGTATCTCGCCTCAACCAACAAGATAAACTCGTACCGTTAGCCGTTGAGAAAGTGTTACCTCAAATTGCTCAAGGTGTCGATGCCATTACCGAAGCATTTAAACAAGGTGGCCGCCTGATTTATCTTGGAGCTGGTACGAGTGGGCGTTTAGGCGTTCTCGATGCTGTAGAATGTCCTCCGACATTTAGCGTTAGTGATGAAATGGTTGTGGGGTTAATTGCTGGCGGCAAAGAAGCCATGTTTAAAGCTCAAGAAGGTGCTGAAGATTCAGCCGTCTTGGGGGAAACAGAGTTAAAAAATATCAACTTCAATGCGAATGATATTTTAGTGGGAATCGCAGCGAGTGGTCGCACACCCTATGTAATTGGTGCAATAGATTATGCAAAACGAATTGGCGCAACAACTATCGCTTTATCGTGTAACCCCAACTCGCCTATCGCCGATATTGCCCATATTGCAATTTCTCCAGTGGTAGGCCCAGAAGCTTTAACCGGTTCAACACGATTGAAATCTGGTACCGCGCAGAAGCTCGTACTTAATATGCTAACAACAGCAAGTATGATCCGCTTGGGTAAGAGTTATCAGAACTTAATGGTTGATGTAAAAGCAACCAATAAAAAACTTGTCGCAAGAGCAATACGTATCGTTATGCAGGCTACCGACTGTTCAAGAACTGAAGCAGAAAACCTTTTAGAACAGAGCCATAATAACGCAAAAGCAGCCATACTAATGCACCTAACGGGCATCAGTTATGCTGAAGCAGAAGAAAAATTGCACGACTCAGATGGTTTTCTTCGCCGTGCAATCGAACCGGATGAGATTGAGTGA
- a CDS encoding sensor histidine kinase has translation MELILSLMQQMCVYLVLAYMLSKTPIFLPLLNISYRRGHRFCLYILFSLFCITGTYFGLQIDDAIANTRAIGAIMGGLFGGPLLGFTVGFTGGIHRYMQGGFTDVACAVSTTVEGIIGGVFHSYFIYRNKSEKLFSPVIVFVITLVAEIAQMAIILLLAPPLDEAFHLVQKIAAPMIITNSIGAALFMSILVDRKTIFEEYSAAFSRRALNVAERSVGILSEGFTPDNAKKIARIVYEQTNVGAVAITDTQEILAFIGIGDDHHIPGRPISSSSTTEAIKMNRIIYLDGKEHPYQCSIRSDCKLGSALIIPLRAGDRVIGTIKMYEPRRKLFSTINMSMAQGIAQLLSSQILYGEYQQKQMLLSRAEIKLLQAQVNPHFLFNALNTISAVIRRQPDTARELIQQLSHFFRSNLKQNVESVSLREELDHVRSYLAIEQARFADRLSVDIDIDASVLDRKLPTFTLQPLVENAVKHGISNLLEGGNIRIYSQPHDEGTRIIVEDNAGSFDDSHKELKAAHSGLGIQIVDKRLTNQFGPVAHLQPFVNPGYYTQMSFIIPHVGQPHNE, from the coding sequence ATGGAGTTAATACTCTCTTTAATGCAGCAGATGTGTGTGTATCTAGTTTTAGCATACATGCTGAGTAAAACTCCTATTTTTCTTCCTCTTCTCAATATTTCCTATCGAAGAGGCCATAGATTCTGCCTTTACATCCTATTTTCCTTATTTTGTATCACTGGAACGTACTTTGGTCTACAGATAGATGATGCAATTGCTAATACACGTGCGATTGGTGCCATTATGGGAGGGCTATTTGGTGGACCTTTACTCGGTTTTACCGTTGGTTTTACTGGGGGCATTCATCGTTACATGCAAGGTGGGTTTACTGATGTCGCATGTGCAGTTTCAACCACGGTTGAAGGTATCATTGGCGGAGTGTTTCATTCCTACTTTATTTATCGTAATAAATCTGAAAAATTATTTAGCCCGGTGATCGTATTTGTCATCACACTTGTGGCAGAAATCGCTCAAATGGCAATCATTCTATTACTTGCCCCTCCTTTAGATGAAGCATTTCATTTAGTACAAAAAATTGCCGCCCCAATGATCATCACGAATTCGATTGGTGCCGCGCTCTTTATGAGTATTTTAGTTGACCGTAAAACCATTTTCGAAGAGTACTCGGCCGCCTTCTCAAGACGAGCACTGAACGTAGCTGAACGTTCAGTTGGAATCCTATCTGAAGGATTCACCCCAGATAACGCTAAAAAGATTGCACGAATTGTTTATGAGCAAACGAACGTAGGTGCCGTCGCTATCACCGATACACAAGAAATTCTTGCGTTCATTGGTATCGGTGATGATCACCATATTCCAGGCAGACCTATTTCTTCTTCAAGTACAACAGAAGCCATTAAAATGAATCGAATTATTTATTTAGATGGTAAAGAACACCCTTACCAGTGTTCGATTCGTTCAGACTGTAAACTTGGATCTGCGCTAATTATTCCTTTACGTGCTGGTGATCGTGTCATTGGCACCATAAAGATGTACGAACCGCGCCGTAAGCTTTTCTCAACAATCAATATGTCAATGGCGCAAGGCATTGCACAACTCCTATCGAGTCAGATTTTGTATGGTGAGTACCAACAAAAACAGATGTTGTTGTCTCGTGCTGAGATAAAATTACTGCAAGCTCAAGTTAACCCTCATTTTTTGTTTAATGCGTTAAATACCATTAGTGCTGTTATTCGTCGTCAGCCAGATACAGCTCGAGAACTCATTCAGCAATTGTCTCACTTCTTCAGAAGTAATCTTAAACAAAACGTTGAATCGGTTTCTTTACGTGAGGAGTTAGACCATGTGCGTTCTTATTTAGCGATAGAGCAAGCCCGCTTTGCTGACCGATTGAGTGTAGACATTGATATTGATGCATCGGTATTAGACCGGAAGCTCCCCACGTTTACTTTACAGCCATTAGTTGAGAACGCGGTAAAACACGGCATATCAAACTTACTTGAAGGGGGAAATATTCGGATATATAGCCAACCCCATGATGAAGGCACAAGGATCATCGTTGAAGATAATGCCGGTAGTTTTGATGATAGCCACAAAGAACTCAAGGCTGCACATAGCGGGCTTGGAATACAAATTGTGGATAAGCGTCTGACCAACCAGTTTGGCCCAGTTGCTCATTTACAACCTTTTGTAAATCCAGGATATTACACCCAAATGAGTTTTATCATTCCTCATGTAGGACAACCTCACAATGAATGA
- the btsR gene encoding two-component system response regulator BtsR, whose amino-acid sequence MNDKFSALIIDDEHFAREELIDLLQESHDIEVIGEATNAIEGLKKIHQLKPDVVFLDIQMPMVTGIDLIAMLDPEVMPKIIFVTAYDQYAVQAFDDNAFDYLLKPIDPKRLNKTLHRLQETRHTQPNYQTITPQYIEQIPCIGHQRIMLVNIAEVEFACSEVGGVKIQTMDQKLTTQLTLKVLEEKTPLMRCHRQYLIHLKAIKEIKLIDNGLAEIVTHSHHTVPVSRRYFKELKERLGF is encoded by the coding sequence ATGAATGACAAATTTTCTGCTCTAATCATTGATGATGAGCACTTTGCACGTGAAGAACTTATCGACCTACTACAAGAAAGCCACGATATTGAGGTAATAGGTGAAGCAACTAATGCGATTGAAGGGTTAAAAAAAATCCACCAGCTAAAGCCTGATGTCGTATTTTTAGATATTCAAATGCCAATGGTGACAGGGATTGACCTGATCGCAATGCTTGACCCTGAAGTCATGCCCAAGATTATTTTTGTTACCGCGTACGATCAATATGCTGTACAAGCTTTTGATGATAATGCCTTTGATTATCTCCTCAAACCTATCGATCCCAAACGCTTGAATAAAACACTTCATCGACTTCAGGAAACGCGTCACACTCAGCCTAACTATCAAACTATCACACCACAATATATTGAACAGATTCCATGCATAGGTCATCAAAGAATTATGTTGGTCAATATCGCAGAGGTCGAATTTGCTTGCAGTGAAGTCGGTGGTGTAAAAATCCAAACCATGGATCAAAAATTGACAACTCAACTCACGTTGAAGGTATTAGAAGAGAAGACACCGCTTATGCGCTGCCATCGGCAATACCTTATTCACTTAAAAGCCATTAAAGAAATTAAACTGATTGATAACGGTCTGGCAGAAATCGTCACCCATTCCCACCACACCGTTCCAGTAAGCCGCCGATACTTCAAAGAACTCAAAGAAAGGCTCGGCTTTTGA
- the nagZ gene encoding beta-N-acetylhexosaminidase, protein MGPLWLDVTGFELDAEEREMLAHPTVGGVILFSRNYHDRGQLLALNESIRKAAKRPILIGVDQEGGRVQRFKEGFSRLPPAALYHSVPEGEKLAELGGWLMAAELVAHDIDLSFAPVLDKGYECRAIGNRAFGEDVKTIIAHSSAFMRGMKSAGMATTGKHFPGHGGVVADSHLETPYDHRDSIMADMEIFRHQIEHELLDAMMPAHVIYPAYDSQPASGSKYWLQDVLRRELNFRGVVFSDDLSMEGAAIMGGPTDRAQQALEAGCDMLLMCNNRNSAVEVLDHLPITEVDKAMRLRKTQSIRYSDLVHTTLWKAATAALAPYCEQ, encoded by the coding sequence ATGGGTCCGTTATGGCTCGATGTTACTGGCTTTGAATTGGATGCGGAAGAGCGTGAAATGCTCGCTCATCCTACTGTAGGTGGCGTGATACTTTTTTCGCGTAACTATCATGATCGTGGCCAGCTATTGGCGTTAAACGAGAGTATTCGTAAGGCGGCAAAACGTCCAATACTCATTGGTGTAGACCAAGAGGGTGGACGTGTACAGCGATTTAAAGAGGGATTCTCTCGCTTACCTCCTGCAGCCTTGTACCATTCAGTACCGGAAGGAGAAAAGCTTGCCGAACTCGGTGGTTGGTTGATGGCAGCAGAGTTAGTGGCTCACGATATTGATCTTAGTTTTGCTCCTGTACTAGATAAAGGCTATGAGTGCCGTGCTATTGGGAATCGTGCATTTGGTGAAGATGTTAAAACGATTATTGCGCATAGTTCAGCATTTATGCGCGGGATGAAAAGTGCGGGAATGGCTACTACTGGTAAACATTTTCCTGGTCATGGTGGTGTTGTGGCTGATTCTCACCTAGAAACACCCTACGATCACCGTGATTCTATTATGGCGGATATGGAAATATTCCGTCATCAGATTGAACATGAACTATTAGATGCGATGATGCCGGCCCATGTCATTTATCCCGCTTATGATTCACAGCCTGCAAGTGGTTCAAAGTATTGGTTACAAGATGTATTACGCCGAGAGCTGAACTTTAGAGGTGTGGTTTTTTCTGATGATCTGAGTATGGAAGGTGCTGCGATCATGGGCGGGCCTACTGATAGAGCACAGCAGGCGCTCGAAGCGGGATGTGATATGTTACTGATGTGCAACAATCGTAATTCTGCAGTAGAAGTGCTTGATCACTTGCCAATCACCGAAGTAGATAAAGCAATGCGCTTAAGAAAAACACAATCGATACGCTACTCTGATTTGGTTCATACAACGCTCTGGAAAGCGGCTACCGCCGCCTTAGCACCGTATTGTGAGCAATAG